In Chlorobiota bacterium, the sequence AGGAGGGGGTGGAAGCTGGGAGTTCTTCGCGAAGCAACTCTGGATTGAGGTCTTTCAGATCGGCAGTGGTTACGCCGGATGCTTTGGCCAAGTCAGCAAGGCTGAAGCTGGTCTTTACCGAAAGGGTGTCGTACTCGTCCGGGGTCATGTAGCGGATGTTGGTGAACCCGTACGTCTCCGGGGACATCGTGATTTTTGTGGCAGCGATGAACAGCGGCACATACTGCTGCGTTTCGCGGGGAAGGTACTGGCGAACAACCCAGTAATCACGGCTGTTGGCCTTGGCAATGGCCGATTTCACCCGGCCCGGCCCGCAGTTGTAGCTGGCCAGCGCAAGATGCCAATCGCCTAAATCTTGATAGAGGTCGCGCAGATAACGTGCAGCGGCGCGAGTGGCTTTTTCAGGGTCGCGGCGTTCATCAACGTACCAGTTGATGGCCATTCCGTACATCTGGCCCGTGCTTGGAATAAACTGCCACAGCCCCGCAGCTTTCGCCCACGAGACCGCCGTCGGCTTCAGCCCCGATTCGATCATCGAAAGGTGCTTGATCTCATCGGGAACCCCTTCTTCCTCCATCACCCGTTCGTACATCGGGAAGTACCGCCCGGTGCGTTCCAGCCACGTTCCAAAAATCTTCCGCCCTTTTTCGGTGGCGGTGAAAAAGGCGATGCACTGCTCCACTTTTTCATTTTCGGAGAGCGCGACTTGCAGCTCGGGTGCCTCGTCAGTGTTTTCAACCAACCCTGTTTTGGGATCCGCTTTTGGGTACTGCTTCCGTTCAACGGGGATAGACTCGATCTCCTGGAACATCTTGTCGCGCAGGACAAGGAAGTTGCTGTTGGGGTCAAGGCTATCCAGCGACGAGACCTGTTCCTCGTAGTCGCGGATGATGCTTTGGGCAAGTTTATCTACTTCTGGGTAGCTGTCAATGTTGGGATAGGTGGAGAGGTCGTTCAGCGTTGCAAGGGCGGCCTCGAAATGCTGGGCCGCAACCGATTCACGGTTTTGCTGCGAGGCGCGCAAGGCCATTACATACTGGCGGCGTGCCTCCTCCAGTTGCTTGTTCAGCACTTGATCGGTGATTGGCTTGCTGGGCTTGGTGTCGTCCAGCACAGCGTATTCGTCAACGGTGGTAGGGCCTTGCTTGGTTGTTTTCACCGTCTGGGCAGTTTGGCAACCAGCAACGACCATTGCGGAAGTCAGCAGCAGTAGAAAAGCTCGCATCTGCGTTCCCCTTACGTTGGTTCTATATGGCATCCGGCGTTGTATTCTGTTTGGTATTGGAGCCAACCGGCCAAGAATGGAAGAAGCGGGCTGGCCGCATATCTCTGGACCGATCGGGTGGATTGTGCCAGATGCACCGCAATCGTGCATCCGGTTCTTGAGAATGGAGCAGCACACCATGGCCTGCGCTCCTGCAAGAATTGCATTGCTTTCATGTGGAAGATTGCAATCGTTTCTTGCCCCCCTTTAGTATGTGACGCGGCCAAAAATACGTTCAACGATGATGCCATAGCCACCAAAAAGGTGATTCTGACAAAACTGTAATTCCTAACGGCTGATTACGGCGCGAAATGGAGGGAAGGGGCTTGTAAAATAGGCTCTCAATTGGCCAGAACAAAGCCGTATCTGCCTATTTTCGCAAGGATATTTTCTTAATTTTTTTTCATCATGGATTGCTTGAACTCTGCTTGAAAGCAACCTGAAGTAAGAACTGGCGTAGGGTCCCGCAACCTAACCGAAACCCTTGCCGAACCTTCTCGCAAAGAAATTCAATCGCTACTTCAGGGGCAGTTACATTTTTAGGTTCGCAGATCACTTTAACCTCACCAAATCAACACACAGGAGAGCACAAGAATGCAAGAACAAAATGACCACGTGCAAACGGAGTTCGAAGACCCGTCCGAGGGCTATGATGAGGCGGAAGAGCTTACGCCATTTGATCGTTTCGTGAAGGTCGTCACCAATCCCACGCTGGCGTTTAGCGGGCTGGTTGGGGGGAAGGGGAACATGAAAACTGTGTGGTGGGGGATTGTGATAACGCTGGTGGTTTCTATCGCCTCGGTGGTGATGATAAGCGCACGCCCCGAGGCCATTGCCCAGATCAAAAAACAGCAGCTGGAGCAGTTGGACAAAGCCGTTGCCGATGGCAAGATGACCCAAGACCAGCGCGATAAAACCGCCGAACAGATGGAAATGGGGATGACACCAACAGCATTCTTAATCATAGGCATGGCTGGGTCGCTGGTGATGGTGTTTGTGCTGAGCATTATGTGCGCCTTGATCTGGCTGGTGATTGCCAAATACTTGGAGCCGAATGCCCAGGAAGGGCTGACCTTCCAAGCCTCCTGGGCCACGGTGCTTGTGTCGGTGATGATCCTGAATATCGGCACCATTATTGGCATTGTCGTGCTTCAGTTCACTGGGACCCTGCAAACCTTCAGCCTTGCCGAACTGATAAAGCCCAGCAACCCAATTCTGAACAGCGTGCTGACGGTGATTTCCCGTTCAATATCTGGTGGCTGCTGGTCTCCGCTGTCGGTATCGGATCGCTGGCTCAGGCCTCGCGGGTGAAGGCCGGCGTGATTTGGGCAGTGGTGATGCTGATGGGAACGGTGCTGATGGGGATGATCTCCAACATCTTCACCGGAATGGGCGCGGGGTAAGGCGCGGGGCTTCCTGAAAACAACAACAGAACCGAAAACAGAAAGAGGGCAACCAACCGGTTGCCCTCTTTCTGTTATTTGCTAAAACTCACGTGGTGGCGTGGTGCGGCGTGCGATTACCGCTCCACCACTGCCGGGCGGTAGCTTGATTCACGCAAGGCGTGCACAACGTTGGTCACCGGAAGCGCAGGCGCGGGCTTCACCTTTGCCTCGAACTCCTCGCGCAGGCGGGTAATGGTGAAACGGGTTGGCCAAGCGGCGGCTTCCCCCAGCGCGCAGATGGTGTTCCCCTCGATGTTGTTGGCGATGTCAACCAGCAAGTCAAGGTCGCTGCTGGCGGCTTCCCCTTCGTCAACGCGGGTAAGGACTTTCTCCAGCCAGCCGCAGCCTTCGCGGCAGGGGGTGCATTGGCCGCACGATTCATGGTGGTAGAAATGGATCAATCGGCGAAGCATGTGGGGGATGTCGGTGTCTTCGTCCATCACCATGATCCCACCGGTTCCGATTGCCGATCCGGCAGCCTTCAGGCTTTCGGCATCCATCATCACCCCTTCCAGTTGGTCGCCGCGCAAAATCGGCATCGAGCTTCCACCAGGGATCACCGCCTTAATCGCTTTCCCGTTCGGAACGCCGCCGGCAAGGTCGTTGATAATGTCCAGCAGTGGCAACCCCGATGGAACCTCATAAACCCCAGGCTTGTTGACGTGGCCGGAAATCCCCAGCAGCAACGTCCCTGGGTGCTTCTCGGCCCCGATCTTGGAGTAGGCCTCGCCCCCCATTCGCAAAATCACCGGCACGTTGGCGATGGTCTCAACATTGTTGATGGTGGTGGGCATTCCCCACAGTCCAACTTGGGCGGGGAAGGGGGGCTTCACCCGGGGGTAGGGGCGGTCGCCTTCCAAGGAGTTCATCAGCGATGATTCTTCGCCGCAGATGTAGGCCCCGGCCCCTTTGTGGACCACGATGTCCATCGTGAACTCGCCCCCAAACGTCTCCTTCATGCGTGAACCAACAAGCCCGGCATCGTAGGCCGATTGCACCGCTTCCTCGGTCAGCCGCACCCATTTGTGGTACTCGCCCCGAATGTAGATGAAGGCGGTTTTGATCCCCATGGCATAGCCAGCAATCAAGATTCCTTCAATCAGCAAGTGGGGGTTGAACTCAAAGATTGCGCGATCCTTGAAGGACCCCGGCTCCGATTCGTCGCCGTTGATCGCCAAGTATTTCGGCTTCTCGTTCCCCTTTGGCATGAAGCTCCATTTCAGCCCGGTGGGGAAGCACGCGCCCCCACGCCCACGCAAACCGGAACGCTTCACCTCCTCGATGATATCGTTCGGCTGCATCGTTAATGCCTTGCTGTACATCTGGTATCCACCGTTGGCGCGGTACACGTCCAACTTGTGAAGGTTGGGGATGTTGGGAAGGATCAGCTTCGGGAAATTTTGTTCGGAGAGGTTCGGCATGATCGTTTGAATGATCGGGTCGTTCAGGAAGGTTTGCTGTCGAATCCAAACCACTGTTGGATTGCGCCGAACTTAGCCAATTTCACCCGAATGAGAAACGATCCGGCAGTGTATCACTTTGCGGCATTTGGTTCCCGCCTCCCGCTTGTATTTTGGGAACCCTTGCGCAAGTTAGTGCGGCCAAGAATTCCGCCGGTGGGTTGCGCGCCAACCCGCCACGGAACGATGCGCCAGCCAAGCCAACATCAACCAACCCAAACAACCGCCGAAACGTATGGAACGGATGTGGTCCCCGTGGCGATCCCAGTTTATCAACGCCCCAAAGGATGAAACGGCTTCCGATAGCCCGTTCACCCTGGCGTTCAACCAGCCGGAACGGGACCGGGAAACATACCTTCTGCACCGTGGGACGCTTGGCTTTATCATCCTGAACCGGTATCCGTACAAC encodes:
- a CDS encoding DUF4199 domain-containing protein, whose translation is MQEQNDHVQTEFEDPSEGYDEAEELTPFDRFVKVVTNPTLAFSGLVGGKGNMKTVWWGIVITLVVSIASVVMISARPEAIAQIKKQQLEQLDKAVADGKMTQDQRDKTAEQMEMGMTPTAFLIIGMAGSLVMVFVLSIMCALIWLVIAKYLEPNAQEGLTFQASWATVLVSVMILNIGTIIGIVVLQFTGTLQTFSLAELIKPSNPILNSVLTVISRSISGGCWSPLSVSDRWLRPRG
- the nuoF gene encoding NADH-quinone oxidoreductase subunit NuoF → MPNLSEQNFPKLILPNIPNLHKLDVYRANGGYQMYSKALTMQPNDIIEEVKRSGLRGRGGACFPTGLKWSFMPKGNEKPKYLAINGDESEPGSFKDRAIFEFNPHLLIEGILIAGYAMGIKTAFIYIRGEYHKWVRLTEEAVQSAYDAGLVGSRMKETFGGEFTMDIVVHKGAGAYICGEESSLMNSLEGDRPYPRVKPPFPAQVGLWGMPTTINNVETIANVPVILRMGGEAYSKIGAEKHPGTLLLGISGHVNKPGVYEVPSGLPLLDIINDLAGGVPNGKAIKAVIPGGSSMPILRGDQLEGVMMDAESLKAAGSAIGTGGIMVMDEDTDIPHMLRRLIHFYHHESCGQCTPCREGCGWLEKVLTRVDEGEAASSDLDLLVDIANNIEGNTICALGEAAAWPTRFTITRLREEFEAKVKPAPALPVTNVVHALRESSYRPAVVER